From Pandoraea vervacti, the proteins below share one genomic window:
- a CDS encoding Lrp/AsnC family transcriptional regulator, with protein sequence MELLDNFARQILRLLQIDSRRSAQELSENVGLSATPCWRRIKDMEQSGVIQRYTVLLDREKLGLHVCALAHVQLTRHTEGGTEQFEREIRSCPEVTECYSTTGEADYILKIVAPDIKAYDAFLHEHIFRLPAVSNVKTSVVLREIKFDTSLPI encoded by the coding sequence ATGGAATTACTCGATAACTTTGCCCGACAGATCCTGCGCCTGTTGCAGATCGATTCCCGGCGCTCCGCGCAGGAGTTGTCCGAAAACGTAGGTCTGTCGGCCACGCCGTGCTGGCGTCGCATCAAGGACATGGAGCAAAGCGGCGTGATCCAGCGCTACACCGTGCTGCTCGACCGGGAAAAGCTGGGGTTGCACGTGTGCGCCCTCGCGCACGTGCAACTCACACGTCACACGGAAGGCGGCACGGAGCAGTTCGAGCGTGAAATCCGCTCGTGTCCCGAGGTCACCGAGTGCTACAGCACCACGGGGGAAGCCGACTACATCCTCAAAATCGTGGCGCCGGACATCAAGGCCTACGACGCGTTTCTGCACGAACACATCTTCCGGTTGCCTGCGGTCTCGAACGTGAAGACGAGCGTGGTGCTACGAGAAATCAAGTTCGACACGAGCCTTCCGATCTGA